In Hyphomicrobiaceae bacterium, the following are encoded in one genomic region:
- the sufC gene encoding Fe-S cluster assembly ATPase SufC, with amino-acid sequence MLEIKNLHVKLSEEDRVILKGVNLVVPKGEVHAIMGPNGSGKSTLSYVIAGRDGYEVTEGDILWNGESILEMEADERAAKGVFLAFQYPMEIPGVAGLTFLRTALNAVRKKRGEDELNTAAFMKLVKEKGAKLNIDVEMLKRPVNVGFSGGEKKRSEILQMAMLEPTLCVLDETDSGLDIDALRIVSEGVNALRSKERAFLVITHYQRLLNHIVPDKVHVLADGRIQKTGGKELALELEKSGYAGFTGKAA; translated from the coding sequence ATGCTTGAAATCAAGAATCTGCACGTGAAACTCTCGGAAGAGGATCGCGTCATTTTGAAGGGGGTGAACCTCGTCGTGCCCAAGGGCGAGGTGCACGCCATCATGGGTCCGAACGGTTCGGGCAAGTCGACGCTGTCCTACGTGATCGCCGGCCGCGATGGCTATGAAGTCACAGAAGGTGACATTCTCTGGAACGGAGAGTCGATCCTTGAGATGGAGGCCGACGAGCGCGCGGCCAAGGGCGTATTCCTCGCCTTCCAGTATCCGATGGAGATCCCCGGCGTTGCGGGTCTCACCTTCCTGCGTACCGCGCTTAACGCCGTCCGCAAGAAGCGTGGCGAGGACGAGCTGAACACCGCCGCCTTCATGAAGCTCGTCAAGGAGAAGGGCGCGAAGCTCAACATTGATGTCGAGATGCTGAAGCGTCCGGTCAATGTCGGATTTTCGGGCGGCGAGAAGAAGCGGTCAGAAATCCTTCAGATGGCGATGCTGGAGCCGACCCTGTGCGTTCTCGATGAAACCGACAGCGGCCTGGATATTGACGCACTGCGGATCGTCTCGGAAGGCGTGAATGCGCTGCGCAGCAAGGAACGCGCGTTTCTCGTCATCACCCACTACCAGCGATTGTTGAACCATATCGTTCCCGACAAGGTTCATGTGCTGGCGGACGGACGCATTCAGAAGACAGGCGGTAAGGAACTGGCCCTTGAGCTTGAGAAATCGGGCTATGCAGGCTTCACCGGCAAGGCAGCTTGA